In a genomic window of Syngnathus typhle isolate RoL2023-S1 ecotype Sweden linkage group LG4, RoL_Styp_1.0, whole genome shotgun sequence:
- the LOC133153050 gene encoding homeodomain-interacting protein kinase 1-like, which yields MSSTEEQRVQSDDYPLISRMDSSDSEYNQFSPGARIHSKSSSYDVLSVLGRGAYGNVVKCRKTTDNKTVAVKTIKNYGTSAKRAIYEILALLKIKKMDADKCHLVQWNSIFSITGHVCIEFELLDKSLYDFIKERNFRPLQLKEIRPVVHQLADMLDHLKVSQIIHADLKMENVMLVNQVQQPYKIKVIDFGLAAQVSTAKQGSLIQTLPYRSPEVLLGAPFTEAIDIWSMGCIAAFLYTGALLYPGKSEYDMLRYIVETQGQPPDNVLEAGLQTKRFFQMERNFSWNLKTPEQYQKETTSVPKETRRFKFRSLDRLLHFQPGILNTRHIANKAAKTTDVQKFVELLKGTLHLDAAQRMTPRQVLEHDFSTMSHLEPLHNSSSHVQSCFHMMSTCSNKTTLQSLCGKGFDPLALSESHDDEPCCSPTSPEVYEIMAQDERSDPS from the exons ATGTCATCAACCGAAGAGCAGCGCGTACAGTCGGACGATTACCCGCTCATCTCCAGAATGGATTCTTCCGACTCCGAGTACAATCAGTTTTCACCCGGAGCCCGAATTCATTCCAAGTCATCCAGCTATGACGTGCTGTCAGTCTTGGGACGCGGCGCCTATGGGAACGTGGTTAAATGTCGGAAGACCACCGACAACAAGACGGTGGCGGTCAAGACCATCAAGAACTATGGAACATCAGCTAAGCGGGCCATATATGAG ATTCTTGCCTTGTTAAAAATCAAAAAGATGGATGCTGACAAATGCCACTTGGTGCAATGGAACAGCATCTTCAGCATCACTGGACATGTTTGCATTGAGTTTGAGCTGTTGGACAAAAGTCTGTATGATTTTATAAAAGAACGAAATTTCAGGCCTCTCCAGCTGAAGGAGATCAGGCCAGTTGTCCATCAG CTGGCAGACATGCTGGACCACTTGAAGGTCTCCCAGATAATACACGCGGATCTCAAGATGGAGAACGTGATGCTGGTTAACCAGGTTCAGCAACCATACAAGATTAAAGTGATCGACTTTGGCCTCGCTGCTCAGGTGTCCACTGCCAAACAGGGCTCGCTCATTCAGACCCTCCCCTATCG GTCTCCAGAAGTCCTGTTGGGTGCACCATTCACAGAAGCCATAGACATCTGGTCAATGGGCTGCATCGCTGCATTTCTATACACAGGCGCACTTCTCTACCCTGGAAAAAGTGAATACGACATG CTCAGGTACATAGTGGAGACTCAAGGTCAGCCACCAGATAATGTTCTCGAAGCTGGACTGCAGACCAAGCGCTTCTTCCAGATGGAGCGCAATTTCAGCTGGAATCTCAAG ACACCCGAACAATACCAGAAAGAGACCACATCAGTACCCAAAGAGACCAGACGATTTAAATTCCGCTCTCTTGATCGCCTTCTTCAT TTCCAGCCAGGGATTTTGAACACCAGGCACATTGCCAATAAAGCGGCCAAGACAACCGACGTGCAGAAGTTTGTGGAGCTGCTGAAGGGAACGCTGCACCTTGACGCCGCGCAGCGTATGACGCCTCGCCAGGTTCTGGAGCACGACTTTAGCACCATGAGCCACCTGGAGCCGCTTCACAACAGCAGCTCCCA CGTGCAGTCATGCTTTCACATGATGTCCACGTGCTCCAACAAGACCACGCTACAGTCGCTCTGCGGGAAAGGATTCGACCCGTTGGCTCTAAGTGAGTCGCACGATGATGAGCCATGCTGCAGCCCCACGTCACCGGAAGTGTACGAAATCATGGCCCAAGATGAACGATCGGACCCAAGTTGA